The genomic window CGGCAGAGAGGTACTTCATGGTAGGACACCGGGTGAACTACTACGTCTTCACTGACAAGCCGGAGTATGTTCCTCACCTCGACGTCCGAAAGGGAAGGCAGATAATCATCCTTAAGATCCAGAGCTATGCCCACTGGCAGGACATTTCCATGCACCGCATGGAGATGCTCAGCACTTTTTCCCAGCAGCGCTTCCAGCGGGAGGTGGACTACCTCGTGTGTGCAGATGTGGACATGCGGCTCAGCGACCACGTGGGCGTGGAGGTCCTCTCCTCCTTGTTCGGCACGCTCCATGTTGGCTACTATGGGCTCAATCGGGCCGACTTCCCCTATGAACGGCGGCCTCAGTCGCAAGCGCATATTCCTGAAGACGAGGGGGACTTTTATTACATAGGGGCCCTATTTGGGGGGTCCGTGTCCGAGGTTTTCAGGCTCACCGAGGCCTGCCACAGAGCGATCATGGTCGACCAGGCCAACCACATCGAGGCCATCTGGCACGAGGAGAGCCACCTGAACAAATACTTCCTCTACCACAAACCCTCCAAGGTCCTCTCCCCTGAGTACCTGTGGTATCAGCAGCACATGAATTACGTGAAAGACCAGAACTCGACGTCGCCCAAAGTCATAAAGCGGAAAAGATTTAAAGTCTTGAGGAAGAATTACAGGCTGAGAGACTGGTGAGCGAAACTTGCAGGCCGGGCCCGGAGAGAGGCAGGCGACGCTCAGCTCACCCGAGCCGTCCTCCTGGCACGTGGCTCTTCACTAAAACC from Ailuropoda melanoleuca isolate Jingjing unplaced genomic scaffold, ASM200744v2 unplaced-scaffold56652, whole genome shotgun sequence includes these protein-coding regions:
- the LOC105235331 gene encoding histo-blood group ABO system transferase 2-like, producing the protein RYFMVGHRVNYYVFTDKPEYVPHLDVRKGRQIIILKIQSYAHWQDISMHRMEMLSTFSQQRFQREVDYLVCADVDMRLSDHVGVEVLSSLFGTLHVGYYGLNRADFPYERRPQSQAHIPEDEGDFYYIGALFGGSVSEVFRLTEACHRAIMVDQANHIEAIWHEESHLNKYFLYHKPSKVLSPEYLWYQQHMNYVKDQNSTSPKVIKRKRFKVLRKNYRLRD